In the genome of Porphyrobacter sp. ULC335, one region contains:
- a CDS encoding FadR/GntR family transcriptional regulator — MTKMEAVGSGRNLTYGLLEAVGKAIVVGRYNNSPFPTEADLAKEYAVSRSVTREAVKMLTAKGLLIARPRKGTSVQPPRSWNLFDPDVLRWMLERKFSLDLLRQFNELRIAIEPMAAALAARAADAQGIAAVEEGYNRMVAAEAGDDDPLEADIAFHIAILEASANPFYAQFRDVVTTALRTSIRFTNRFKGRTASLPQHRAVLTAIEARDPEQARAAMLVLIEDVMALIADAERAA, encoded by the coding sequence ATGACCAAAATGGAAGCCGTAGGTTCGGGTCGCAACCTCACCTACGGGCTGCTCGAAGCGGTGGGTAAAGCCATCGTGGTCGGGCGCTACAACAACAGTCCGTTCCCGACCGAAGCCGATCTGGCCAAGGAATACGCTGTAAGCCGGTCCGTCACGCGGGAAGCCGTCAAAATGTTGACCGCCAAGGGCCTGCTGATCGCGCGCCCTCGCAAAGGGACCAGCGTCCAGCCGCCCCGTTCGTGGAATCTGTTCGATCCGGACGTGCTGCGCTGGATGCTGGAGCGCAAATTCTCGCTCGACCTGCTCCGCCAGTTCAACGAGCTGCGCATCGCAATCGAGCCCATGGCGGCGGCTCTGGCGGCGCGGGCGGCAGATGCGCAAGGGATTGCGGCGGTCGAGGAAGGCTACAATCGCATGGTCGCAGCCGAAGCAGGCGACGACGATCCTCTGGAAGCCGACATCGCATTCCACATCGCCATTCTGGAGGCGTCCGCCAACCCCTTCTACGCCCAGTTCCGCGATGTCGTCACGACCGCGCTGCGCACGTCGATCCGCTTCACCAACCGCTTCAAGGGACGGACCGCCAGCCTGCCGCAACACCGCGCCGTGCTGACTGCCATCGAAGCACGTGATCCCGAACAGGCGCGCGCGGCGATGCTCGTCCTGATCGAGGACGTGATGGCGCTGATTGCTGACGCTGAACGCGCCGCCTGA
- a CDS encoding Gfo/Idh/MocA family protein — translation MTVRMAIIGYGKIARTEHAPAIARHPAFELAAVVAPNGAPDSEVPVFPTLTELLDAMPDGIDAVSLCTPPRVRHAIAVEAIEAGLGVMLEKPPAATLSELEDLEARARRNGTTLYAAWHSQHAPAVKPAAMLLHSEVISRLAIDWREDVRKWHPGQDWIWEPDGFGVLDTGINALSIVSAILPRPLFVDEAEFFIPANRQAPIAAHLRFRGSDHAARFDWREQSNEAWNISVDTASGRRLSLQGGGARLIVDGEEQILGPFAEYASIYARFADCMAANVVDVDSQPLRILADAALIARRTTTAPYI, via the coding sequence ATGACGGTTCGCATGGCCATCATCGGGTACGGCAAGATCGCCCGCACCGAACACGCGCCGGCCATTGCGCGCCACCCCGCGTTCGAGCTGGCCGCAGTGGTCGCCCCCAACGGCGCACCTGACAGCGAGGTGCCGGTATTCCCGACATTGACCGAATTGCTTGACGCCATGCCGGACGGGATCGACGCGGTGAGCCTGTGCACCCCGCCGCGCGTACGCCATGCCATTGCGGTCGAGGCGATCGAGGCTGGGCTTGGCGTCATGCTGGAAAAACCGCCGGCTGCGACGCTTAGCGAGCTTGAGGATCTGGAAGCACGCGCGCGCCGGAACGGGACCACGCTCTATGCGGCATGGCATTCACAGCATGCGCCAGCGGTCAAACCTGCGGCGATGCTGTTGCACAGCGAGGTCATCAGCCGCCTTGCCATCGACTGGCGCGAGGACGTGCGCAAGTGGCATCCGGGTCAGGACTGGATATGGGAACCCGACGGGTTTGGCGTGCTGGATACCGGCATCAATGCTCTCTCTATTGTCAGCGCCATTCTGCCGAGACCGCTGTTTGTCGATGAGGCCGAATTTTTCATCCCTGCGAATCGGCAGGCCCCGATCGCGGCGCACCTGCGGTTTCGCGGATCGGATCATGCCGCACGCTTCGATTGGCGCGAACAGAGCAACGAGGCGTGGAACATCAGCGTGGACACAGCGAGCGGGCGGCGGTTGTCACTGCAGGGAGGTGGCGCACGTCTGATTGTCGACGGGGAGGAGCAGATCCTCGGGCCCTTTGCCGAATATGCCTCGATCTACGCCCGCTTTGCCGATTGCATGGCGGCAAACGTGGTGGACGTCGACAGCCAGCCCCTGCGGATCCTCGCCGATGCGGCACTGATCGCGCGCAGAACAACGACAGCCCCTTACATCTGA
- a CDS encoding carbohydrate ABC transporter permease yields MSQNRLSPLVTALLLIGAAIMLMPMLWTLLLSFKSNAALMANSGSAFAPPWTLENYQAIFAGSLTTRWLVNSLIVSTGATIGVLVLSSLAGYGFARLEFPFRRTLFVMVLLGLAVPEQAVILPRHQLFAWLGLHNSYPGLILPSLTGSFGVFFMTQYFRAIPPELDEAALLDGASRFTLFWKVLLPLTIPAQATLGVFTFLASWNDYWWPLISATTSDYFTLTVGLASAQMNYAQTSGLGFLMAQAVFASIPILVVYIAFQKQIVSAMAGTAVR; encoded by the coding sequence ATGAGCCAGAACCGCCTGTCGCCGCTGGTCACGGCCCTGCTGCTGATCGGCGCCGCAATCATGCTGATGCCGATGCTGTGGACGCTGCTCCTGTCCTTCAAGAGCAACGCGGCGCTGATGGCCAACAGCGGATCAGCCTTCGCCCCGCCATGGACGCTCGAGAACTACCAGGCGATCTTCGCCGGATCGTTGACGACGCGCTGGCTGGTCAACAGCCTGATCGTTTCAACCGGAGCAACCATCGGCGTGCTGGTTCTCTCTAGCCTCGCCGGATACGGTTTCGCGCGGCTTGAATTCCCTTTCCGCCGCACGCTCTTCGTGATGGTGCTGCTGGGGCTCGCTGTGCCGGAGCAAGCCGTGATCCTTCCGCGCCACCAGCTATTCGCGTGGCTCGGCCTGCACAATTCCTACCCCGGGCTGATCCTGCCGAGCCTTACCGGATCGTTCGGCGTGTTCTTCATGACGCAGTATTTCCGCGCCATCCCGCCCGAGCTTGACGAAGCCGCGCTGCTCGACGGCGCGAGCCGGTTCACGCTGTTCTGGAAAGTACTGCTGCCGCTCACCATTCCCGCGCAGGCGACGCTGGGCGTATTCACCTTCCTCGCCTCGTGGAACGATTACTGGTGGCCGCTGATCTCGGCGACGACGAGTGATTATTTCACGCTCACCGTTGGGCTGGCCTCGGCGCAGATGAACTATGCGCAGACCAGCGGGCTGGGGTTCCTGATGGCGCAGGCGGTGTTCGCCTCGATCCCGATCCTCGTCGTCTACATCGCGTTCCAGAAACAGATCGTGAGCGCCATGGCGGGGACGGCAGTGCGATGA
- a CDS encoding ABC transporter substrate-binding protein, whose translation MRCFAALALTVLLAGCSAPDDRPTIVVQRFFGECGAVYGNSTEVAQAETECGILTTLINRFEAENPDIRLKVNVVAWPGYPQLAAQMAAGDPPDLVTMHQSVISDYSSRGLIEPVEPLLAQAKIDPTGFTPAARAGVEKEGRLYGMPWDTIGRLFHINTELMAQAGLMHDGKPVLPASPEELLAHARQFKERTGKPYLIQAQVSAPDFTVAFLYTYLLAQDAPIYPDDRHIRLDTPEARAIVTLMRQLNAEGLTTTDQDFPAATAAFTQGKGGIFPVGTWMLGPYDAEAARDGSPLKGHYAVAPFPQLWGTAAPFVDGHAWVVPAAERSAAERAAMARFLAFLSRYSYDWSRTGQLPAFAAVLDRAAFRALPHREDIAALARTGKQLPGYVERQSAVQGLIGEELEAAITGTKPVETALKDAERRVNRLYAQMM comes from the coding sequence ATGAGGTGCTTTGCTGCTCTGGCGCTGACGGTTCTCCTCGCAGGATGCTCCGCGCCCGATGACCGCCCGACGATCGTGGTCCAGCGCTTCTTCGGCGAGTGCGGTGCGGTCTATGGCAACAGTACCGAGGTGGCGCAGGCCGAAACGGAATGTGGCATCCTCACCACGCTGATCAACCGTTTCGAGGCCGAGAACCCGGACATCCGCTTGAAGGTCAACGTCGTTGCATGGCCGGGCTATCCGCAGCTGGCCGCGCAAATGGCGGCAGGCGATCCGCCCGACCTTGTCACCATGCACCAGTCGGTGATTTCGGACTATTCGAGCCGCGGACTGATCGAGCCGGTCGAGCCGCTGCTGGCGCAAGCGAAGATCGATCCGACCGGCTTCACCCCGGCGGCGCGGGCGGGAGTGGAAAAGGAAGGGCGCCTCTATGGTATGCCGTGGGATACCATCGGCCGCCTGTTCCACATCAACACCGAACTGATGGCACAGGCCGGGCTGATGCACGATGGCAAGCCGGTGCTTCCCGCCTCACCTGAAGAATTGCTGGCCCATGCCCGCCAGTTCAAGGAGCGGACCGGCAAGCCCTACCTCATTCAAGCGCAGGTGAGCGCCCCCGATTTTACGGTCGCCTTCCTGTACACCTACCTGCTCGCGCAGGACGCGCCGATCTACCCCGATGATCGCCACATCCGCCTCGACACCCCTGAGGCGCGCGCGATTGTCACCCTGATGCGGCAACTCAATGCAGAAGGCCTCACCACCACCGATCAGGACTTCCCCGCTGCGACTGCCGCCTTCACGCAAGGCAAGGGCGGGATCTTTCCGGTCGGCACGTGGATGCTCGGGCCTTATGATGCCGAGGCGGCCCGTGATGGCTCCCCGCTGAAGGGTCACTATGCCGTGGCCCCCTTCCCGCAGTTATGGGGCACAGCGGCGCCCTTTGTCGACGGGCATGCCTGGGTCGTCCCTGCGGCGGAACGCAGCGCTGCCGAGCGGGCGGCGATGGCGCGGTTCCTCGCCTTCCTGTCACGTTACAGTTATGACTGGTCACGCACCGGGCAGCTTCCGGCCTTTGCCGCAGTGCTGGATCGCGCCGCATTCCGCGCCCTGCCGCACCGTGAGGACATCGCCGCCCTCGCCCGCACGGGCAAGCAGCTGCCCGGCTATGTCGAACGCCAAAGCGCGGTGCAGGGCCTGATCGGCGAAGAGCTGGAAGCGGCGATCACCGGCACAAAACCGGTCGAGACCGCACTCAAGGATGCCGAGCGGCGGGTAAACCGGCTTTACGCGCAGATGATGTGA
- the dgoD gene encoding galactonate dehydratase, whose product MKIARIETFLVPPRWLFVRVETSDGSFGWGEASLEGHGEAVAGAFEAIRDRVIGADPRRIEDIWQVCYRGGFYRGGPVLMSALAGLDQALWDWKGRHYGIPAHEMLGGRVRDRVRAYAWIGGDRPNDIAAAAAARRAQGFSAVKMNATAEAQFLAAPRFDEVIARVRAAQSEGMDVALDFHGRLHRPMAKQLARVLEPLGLLFIEEPLLSENAEGLGQIAALTSIPIAMGERLYSRWDFKALLTSGAVDVIQPDLSHAGGLSECRRIAAMAEAYDIAIAPHCPLGPLALAACLQLAACAPNVVLQEMSLGIHYNEGHDLLSFVLNPAALTPVDGHLPIPDGAGLGIEIDEAKVRAAAEQPHRWRNPLWRHVDGSFAEW is encoded by the coding sequence ATGAAGATTGCCCGTATCGAAACCTTCCTGGTCCCGCCGCGGTGGTTGTTTGTGCGGGTGGAGACCAGTGACGGCAGCTTCGGCTGGGGCGAGGCAAGCCTGGAAGGCCATGGCGAAGCGGTGGCGGGCGCCTTCGAGGCAATCCGCGACCGCGTGATCGGTGCCGATCCGCGCCGCATCGAGGACATCTGGCAGGTCTGCTACCGCGGCGGCTTCTACCGTGGTGGTCCGGTGCTGATGTCTGCACTCGCCGGGCTCGATCAGGCGCTGTGGGACTGGAAAGGGCGTCACTACGGGATTCCGGCGCACGAAATGCTCGGCGGCCGGGTACGCGATCGGGTACGCGCTTACGCCTGGATCGGCGGCGACCGTCCTAACGACATTGCCGCTGCTGCAGCCGCCCGCCGCGCGCAGGGCTTTTCGGCCGTGAAGATGAATGCGACCGCCGAAGCGCAATTCCTCGCTGCGCCCCGGTTTGACGAGGTGATCGCCCGCGTCAGGGCAGCCCAGTCCGAAGGGATGGACGTAGCGCTCGATTTCCACGGGCGATTGCACCGCCCGATGGCAAAGCAGCTTGCGCGCGTACTCGAGCCGTTGGGACTGCTGTTCATCGAGGAGCCTTTGCTCTCGGAGAACGCCGAAGGACTGGGACAGATCGCCGCGCTGACCAGCATTCCGATCGCCATGGGTGAGCGGCTTTACTCGCGCTGGGACTTCAAGGCCCTGCTGACGAGCGGCGCGGTCGATGTGATCCAGCCTGACCTCAGCCACGCAGGAGGCCTGAGCGAATGCCGCCGGATTGCGGCGATGGCCGAGGCCTACGATATCGCCATAGCGCCGCATTGCCCGCTGGGGCCACTGGCGCTGGCCGCGTGCCTGCAACTGGCAGCCTGTGCGCCCAACGTGGTGCTTCAGGAGATGTCGCTCGGCATCCATTACAACGAGGGGCACGACCTGTTGAGCTTCGTGCTCAATCCTGCGGCTCTCACACCGGTCGATGGTCACCTGCCCATCCCTGACGGCGCAGGCCTCGGCATCGAGATTGACGAAGCCAAGGTGCGCGCCGCAGCCGAACAGCCACACCGCTGGCGAAATCCGCTCTGGCGACACGTCGACGGCTCTTTCGCGGAATGGTGA
- a CDS encoding carbohydrate ABC transporter permease: MNRARRDGLVGYAFVGPFLLVYAAILVVPLLMGIIISFNNADLFGRREWIGLANYAQALSDPVLHQAFWNTLTLTLLIVPPLTAIALMLALALNRSTRLAAVLRGVFFSSLVLSVTIVTLIWRFILTPDAGLVAVGLQAAGQPPIPFLSDPDLVIPALAMATLWWSLGFPIMLFLAGLQQVPGDIYEAAALDGASRWTVFRRITLPSIRRTLLLVVMLQTAAQLQIFGQAQLLTGGGPGGASRTIVLYIFEVSFGRWELGYATAIAELLFGMILLVTLLQYWLVTRHEGKRA, translated from the coding sequence GTGAACCGCGCCCGGCGTGACGGGCTGGTTGGCTATGCCTTCGTCGGGCCGTTCCTGCTGGTCTACGCCGCGATCCTCGTCGTGCCGCTGCTGATGGGGATCATCATCAGCTTCAACAACGCGGACCTGTTCGGACGGCGCGAGTGGATCGGGCTGGCCAATTATGCGCAGGCGCTGAGCGATCCGGTGCTGCATCAGGCGTTCTGGAACACGTTGACCCTGACCCTGCTGATCGTCCCGCCGCTGACGGCGATCGCGCTGATGTTGGCCTTGGCGCTAAACCGCTCGACACGGCTTGCCGCTGTGCTGCGCGGGGTGTTTTTCTCTTCGCTGGTACTCTCGGTGACGATCGTGACGCTGATCTGGCGCTTCATCCTGACGCCTGATGCGGGGCTGGTGGCAGTGGGCCTGCAAGCTGCCGGACAACCGCCGATCCCATTCCTCAGCGATCCCGATCTGGTGATCCCCGCGCTGGCGATGGCGACGCTGTGGTGGTCGCTCGGCTTTCCGATCATGCTGTTTCTCGCCGGCTTGCAGCAGGTGCCGGGCGACATCTACGAGGCCGCCGCGCTCGACGGGGCGAGCCGCTGGACGGTGTTCCGCCGCATCACGCTGCCATCGATCCGGCGCACGCTTCTGCTGGTCGTGATGCTCCAGACCGCCGCGCAGTTGCAGATCTTCGGGCAGGCGCAATTGCTCACCGGCGGCGGGCCGGGCGGGGCGTCGCGCACCATCGTACTCTACATCTTCGAGGTGTCCTTCGGGCGCTGGGAGCTGGGCTACGCAACCGCCATCGCCGAGCTCTTGTTCGGCATGATCCTGCTCGTGACGCTGCTGCAATACTGGCTCGTCACTCGCCATGAAGGCAAGCGCGCATGA
- a CDS encoding 2-dehydro-3-deoxygalactonokinase — MIGHERFIAVDWGTTNRRAWRMGPDGAVEDVFEDDAGVAALPSGAYPSEVEKLRQRLGDLPMLLGGMVGSNRGWRDVPYVACPAAVADIAPAIVWMDERTGIVPGVCQNRADAPEVMRGEEVQIIGAMAAGGLPADGLVCLPGTHAKWVCLAGGRIESFATWMTGEVFALLGRHSILAPQIAGKAQSGSGFAAGVAQAQSGDPLGRLFRLRAGALLGTPIADGPSYASGLLIGAEVRAALASRQGDTPYLIGRPDLCDLYAAAIAQVQDRPFDAHRQIDGGLAFREGIRAVLKELA, encoded by the coding sequence GTGATCGGGCACGAGCGCTTCATCGCCGTCGACTGGGGCACGACCAATCGCCGCGCATGGCGCATGGGCCCCGATGGCGCGGTAGAAGATGTGTTCGAGGATGACGCGGGCGTCGCTGCGCTGCCCTCTGGCGCGTATCCTTCGGAGGTTGAAAAGCTACGCCAACGGCTTGGCGATCTGCCGATGCTGCTAGGCGGAATGGTCGGGTCCAACCGCGGGTGGCGTGACGTTCCCTACGTTGCTTGCCCGGCAGCTGTGGCCGATATCGCGCCAGCGATTGTCTGGATGGACGAGCGGACCGGCATCGTTCCGGGGGTATGCCAGAACCGCGCCGACGCACCGGAGGTGATGCGCGGCGAGGAAGTGCAGATCATCGGTGCAATGGCCGCCGGGGGGCTCCCTGCAGACGGGCTGGTATGTCTGCCCGGCACCCACGCCAAGTGGGTATGCCTTGCCGGTGGCCGGATCGAGAGCTTTGCCACCTGGATGACCGGTGAGGTGTTCGCGCTGCTCGGGCGCCATTCGATCCTGGCCCCGCAGATTGCAGGCAAGGCGCAATCCGGCAGCGGTTTCGCAGCGGGCGTGGCGCAGGCCCAATCGGGAGACCCGCTTGGCAGGCTGTTCCGCCTTCGCGCCGGAGCATTGCTGGGAACGCCGATTGCCGACGGGCCCAGCTATGCCAGCGGCTTGCTGATCGGCGCCGAGGTGCGGGCCGCCCTTGCATCCCGGCAGGGGGATACGCCCTATCTCATCGGTCGCCCCGACCTCTGCGACCTTTATGCCGCTGCGATCGCGCAGGTTCAGGACCGGCCGTTCGACGCGCACCGCCAGATCGATGGCGGACTGGCCTTTCGCGAAGGAATTCGGGCAGTGCTCAAGGAATTGGCATGA
- a CDS encoding 2-dehydro-3-deoxy-6-phosphogalactonate aldolase: MTNHDKFTRYLAQCPLVAILRGVTPAEVEGVGGALVEAGFRIIEVPLNSPEPLESIALLARRFGDDAMIGAGTVIDPVDVTRVADAGGQLVVSPGTDPDVIRATRVAAMVSAPGFFTPSEAFTAIRAGAQALKLFPAEAASPEVVRALRAVLPDDIPLIVVGGISPEKIPAYRSAGADGFGLGGAIYKPGLSVADVAARARAFVAALREAQA; the protein is encoded by the coding sequence ATGACGAACCACGACAAATTCACGCGCTATCTGGCCCAGTGTCCCTTGGTGGCCATTCTGCGCGGAGTCACTCCTGCGGAGGTTGAGGGGGTGGGCGGCGCATTGGTTGAAGCCGGCTTCCGGATCATCGAAGTTCCGCTCAATTCGCCCGAGCCGCTTGAGAGCATCGCCCTCCTTGCCCGCCGCTTTGGCGATGATGCCATGATCGGCGCAGGCACAGTCATCGATCCGGTGGACGTCACCCGGGTGGCCGATGCAGGCGGCCAGCTGGTGGTTTCCCCGGGGACCGATCCTGACGTCATCCGCGCGACCCGGGTGGCAGCCATGGTCTCCGCGCCCGGGTTTTTCACCCCGAGCGAAGCCTTTACGGCAATCCGCGCCGGGGCGCAGGCGCTCAAGCTATTTCCGGCCGAAGCCGCTTCGCCTGAGGTGGTTCGGGCGCTGCGGGCCGTGTTGCCGGACGATATTCCTCTGATCGTTGTCGGCGGCATCTCGCCAGAGAAGATCCCGGCCTACCGCAGCGCAGGTGCTGACGGGTTCGGTCTGGGTGGTGCCATTTACAAACCGGGCCTGTCCGTCGCCGACGTCGCGGCGCGGGCGCGGGCTTTCGTGGCCGCGTTGCGCGAGGCGCAGGCATGA